A region of Streptomyces sp. NBC_01788 DNA encodes the following proteins:
- a CDS encoding amidohydrolase family protein has protein sequence MRQHLAYAQLRRHAGTDITPVCPERALTPLIALEGYTTHAAIAAGEADRAGRIARSLRADLTAFALDPLTTPSDELAQTPVPLTMSNGRISYRV, from the coding sequence GTGCGCCAGCACCTCGCCTACGCCCAGCTGCGCCGCCACGCGGGCACCGACATCACGCCCGTCTGCCCGGAGCGGGCGCTCACCCCGCTCATTGCGCTGGAGGGCTACACCACCCACGCCGCGATCGCGGCAGGCGAAGCCGACCGCGCCGGACGCATCGCGCGCAGCCTGCGAGCCGACCTCACCGCCTTCGCCCTGGACCCGCTCACCACCCCGTCGGACGAACTCGCACAGACCCCGGTCCCGCTCACCATGTCGAACGGCCGCATCAGCTACCGAGTCTGA
- a CDS encoding GNAT family N-acetyltransferase, with product MPATSHLLQGPRVAVRHVRRQDYDELTALAQDSADMLHRWLGARDHTEEAFDAYLKRLEQPTHVGFVICRRSTGAIVGGANINNIVRGALQNGTLGYTAYASTTGRGYMTEGVRLIIQHAFGELGLHRLEANVQPDNTASLKLIQRLGFRREGYSTAFQFINGEWRDHERWALTAEMAGAAQQLTNQDQFD from the coding sequence ATGCCAGCCACCAGCCACCTCCTGCAAGGGCCGCGAGTGGCTGTTCGCCACGTCCGTCGCCAGGACTACGACGAGTTGACAGCGCTGGCTCAGGACAGCGCCGACATGCTCCACCGCTGGCTGGGCGCCCGCGACCACACGGAGGAAGCGTTCGACGCCTACCTCAAGCGGTTGGAACAGCCCACGCACGTAGGCTTCGTGATCTGCCGTCGCAGCACCGGCGCAATCGTCGGCGGCGCCAACATCAACAACATTGTCCGAGGCGCCCTCCAGAACGGAACCCTGGGCTACACCGCATACGCCTCCACGACCGGTCGCGGCTACATGACCGAAGGAGTGAGGCTCATCATCCAGCACGCCTTCGGCGAACTTGGGCTGCACCGGCTCGAGGCGAACGTCCAGCCCGACAACACTGCCTCCCTGAAGCTGATCCAACGGCTGGGTTTCCGGCGCGAGGGCTACTCGACCGCCTTCCAGTTCATCAATGGCGAATGGAGAGACCACGAGCGCTGGGCCCTCACCGCCGAAATGGCAGGCGCTGCCCAACAACTCACGAACCAGGACCAGTTCGACTGA
- a CDS encoding IS701 family transposase yields MDLGEIEQLRGELAAFVAEVFASVPRRDQRAKGDCYLRGLMLDGRRKSIQPMAERLPDGDMQALQQFVNQSPWDHAAVLRAVAVKTVPVVDPLVWVIDDVSFPKDGKMSAGVARQWCGALGKQSNCQVAVSLHAASDTASVPISWRLFLPQEWQDAAGRRARAGVPEEVGHREKWRLALDLIDEAIGWDLVPQVIVADAGYGQNTAFRQALADRGLDFVVAVRADESAHPHDAVPTAPAWSGTGRKPALRYRTGALSLKDLAAETGRKAYRQATWRTGSKGPMRSRFRVRIVRPAGVAARRHAMARAGGSTAWDGVLPPATLLSEWPADEKTPTEYWLTNLPADTPLRHLARLAKMRWRIEHDYREMKHGLGLDHFEGRTWRGWHHHATLVTAAHAFLTLRRLDPKATAPA; encoded by the coding sequence GTGGACTTGGGGGAGATCGAGCAGCTCCGGGGTGAGTTGGCCGCGTTCGTGGCCGAGGTGTTCGCGTCGGTGCCGCGCCGGGATCAGCGGGCGAAGGGCGACTGCTACCTGCGCGGGTTGATGCTGGACGGTCGCAGGAAGTCGATCCAGCCGATGGCCGAGCGGCTGCCGGACGGCGATATGCAGGCGTTGCAGCAGTTCGTGAACCAGTCGCCGTGGGACCACGCCGCGGTGTTGCGGGCGGTGGCCGTCAAGACGGTCCCCGTCGTCGATCCCCTGGTGTGGGTGATCGACGACGTGTCGTTCCCCAAGGACGGGAAGATGTCGGCGGGGGTGGCCCGGCAGTGGTGTGGGGCGCTGGGCAAGCAGTCCAACTGCCAGGTCGCGGTCAGCCTGCATGCCGCGTCCGACACCGCCTCCGTGCCGATCTCGTGGCGGCTGTTCCTGCCGCAGGAGTGGCAGGACGCCGCCGGACGCCGGGCCAGGGCGGGGGTGCCCGAGGAGGTGGGGCACCGGGAGAAGTGGCGGCTGGCCCTGGATCTGATCGACGAGGCGATCGGCTGGGACCTCGTCCCGCAGGTGATCGTCGCGGATGCCGGGTACGGGCAGAACACCGCGTTCCGGCAGGCTCTGGCCGACCGCGGACTGGACTTCGTCGTCGCGGTGCGGGCGGACGAATCCGCCCATCCGCACGACGCCGTGCCCACCGCACCGGCCTGGAGCGGGACCGGCCGCAAGCCCGCCCTGCGCTACCGCACCGGAGCGCTCTCGTTGAAGGACCTGGCCGCCGAAACCGGCCGCAAGGCCTACCGGCAGGCGACCTGGCGCACAGGGTCCAAGGGGCCGATGCGCTCGAGATTCCGGGTGCGGATCGTGCGTCCGGCCGGTGTCGCGGCCCGCAGACACGCGATGGCCCGGGCGGGCGGCTCCACCGCCTGGGACGGCGTTCTGCCCCCGGCGACACTGCTGAGTGAATGGCCCGCCGACGAGAAGACACCCACCGAGTACTGGCTGACCAACCTGCCCGCCGACACCCCCCTGCGGCACCTGGCCCGCCTGGCGAAGATGCGCTGGCGGATCGAGCACGACTACCGCGAGATGAAGCACGGCCTGGGCCTGGACCACTTCGAAGGCCGCACCTGGCGCGGCTGGCACCACCACGCCACCCTCGTCACCGCCGCCCACGCCTTCCTCACCCTCCGCCGCCTCGACCCAAAAGCAACAGCGCCGGCCTGA
- a CDS encoding GNAT family N-acetyltransferase, protein MRSYCIRAATAADLDEARAVMLDTVYRDFDTGYVPRWHADIIDPGSFYLAPPRHTLLVAVDERDGTVAGTAALDARGPECPPNPQWLAERYPSGETAQLRRVYVRPEHRRRGLARQLVEGLLEFARTDGRYRAVYLHTYPHSPGAMGLWQTLGKVMCDEREDVPGGGSGVVHFEIPLR, encoded by the coding sequence GTGCGTTCCTACTGCATCAGAGCTGCCACGGCCGCCGACCTCGACGAGGCGCGGGCCGTGATGCTGGACACCGTCTATCGCGACTTCGACACCGGGTACGTGCCGCGATGGCATGCCGACATCATCGACCCGGGGTCCTTCTATCTCGCCCCACCCCGGCACACCCTGCTGGTCGCGGTGGACGAGCGGGACGGGACGGTGGCCGGCACGGCCGCGCTCGACGCGCGCGGCCCCGAGTGTCCGCCGAACCCCCAGTGGCTGGCCGAGCGTTATCCGTCGGGCGAGACCGCTCAGCTGCGACGGGTCTACGTGCGCCCGGAACACCGCCGACGCGGACTGGCCCGGCAACTGGTGGAGGGGCTGCTGGAGTTCGCCCGGACGGACGGCCGATACCGCGCCGTGTACCTGCACACGTACCCGCACTCACCCGGCGCCATGGGCCTGTGGCAGACGCTGGGCAAGGTCATGTGCGACGAGCGGGAGGACGTGCCCGGCGGCGGCAGCGGCGTCGTGCACTTCGAGATCCCCCTCAGGTAA
- a CDS encoding ABC transporter substrate-binding protein: MRPPRPRLMAGLLLAPLLSGCFSSSSDDSSSDSSGSGKGGRLRVALAFPPAENYSPYGQDAFDLSRLGVTEGLTRLDANGAAVPALAESWSSDKSGRSWVFTLRGDAKFQDGTDVTAEAVASALARAAEADPAPSAVSGVKLTARAVGDGRVEVSTAEADPVLPLRLSNPSLAVFSSKAYGKDGKVNPVGTATGPFELTRITGSTTAALDRFDDYWGGRAQASGIDAKFVSDGTARANALRTGDVDIAEAIPVAQVTTLDKDTIHEVNTARNTSLYLNTRTGVFKDAGLRAAAREAIDTDAIARGVYEGYAEPAQGLYGPALTWAAGKRTVPAGRAKAEGPKGKSVTVATYNDRPELPEAAQVLQQQLKKAGFTVKLEVRAYARLESDLLAGKFDASVVSRNMMLDTGDPVTVLAGDFSCDGSYNLSLLCDKNVDRLITAAQTESDPAERQNAAMRTEAAILGTDAVIPLVHLKVVTGVGTSVKGALLDPYERDFVGTGTRL; the protein is encoded by the coding sequence ATGAGACCTCCCCGCCCACGGCTGATGGCCGGACTGCTGCTCGCCCCGCTGCTCTCCGGCTGCTTCTCCTCCTCCAGCGACGACTCGTCCTCGGACTCCTCCGGCTCCGGCAAGGGGGGACGTCTCCGCGTCGCTCTCGCCTTCCCGCCGGCGGAGAACTACTCCCCGTACGGCCAGGACGCCTTCGACCTCTCGCGGCTCGGTGTCACCGAGGGGCTGACCAGGCTGGACGCCAACGGCGCCGCCGTGCCCGCGCTCGCCGAGTCGTGGAGCAGCGACAAGAGCGGCAGGAGCTGGGTGTTCACGCTGCGGGGCGACGCGAAGTTCCAGGACGGCACCGACGTCACCGCCGAGGCCGTCGCCTCCGCCCTCGCCCGCGCCGCCGAGGCCGACCCGGCCCCGTCAGCCGTCTCCGGCGTCAAGCTGACCGCCAGGGCCGTCGGCGACGGCCGGGTCGAGGTCAGCACCGCGGAGGCCGATCCGGTACTGCCGCTGCGGCTCAGCAACCCGAGCCTCGCGGTGTTCTCCTCGAAGGCATACGGCAAGGACGGCAAGGTGAACCCGGTCGGCACCGCCACCGGTCCCTTCGAGCTCACCAGGATCACCGGAAGCACGACGGCCGCCCTGGACCGCTTCGACGATTACTGGGGCGGCCGCGCCCAGGCCTCCGGCATCGACGCGAAGTTCGTCTCCGACGGCACCGCCCGCGCCAACGCACTGCGCACCGGCGACGTGGACATCGCCGAGGCGATCCCCGTCGCGCAGGTGACCACTCTGGACAAGGACACCATTCACGAGGTCAACACCGCCCGGAACACGAGCCTTTACCTCAACACCCGGACGGGCGTCTTCAAGGACGCGGGGCTGCGGGCCGCCGCACGCGAGGCGATCGACACCGACGCGATCGCCAGGGGCGTGTACGAGGGATACGCCGAGCCCGCCCAGGGTCTCTACGGCCCGGCCCTGACCTGGGCGGCCGGGAAGCGCACCGTGCCGGCCGGCCGGGCGAAGGCCGAAGGCCCCAAGGGCAAGAGCGTCACCGTCGCCACCTACAACGACCGGCCCGAGCTGCCCGAGGCCGCCCAGGTACTCCAGCAGCAGCTGAAGAAGGCCGGGTTCACGGTGAAGCTGGAGGTGCGCGCCTACGCGCGGCTCGAAAGCGACCTGCTGGCGGGGAAGTTCGACGCGTCCGTCGTCTCCCGCAACATGATGCTCGACACCGGTGACCCGGTCACCGTCCTGGCCGGCGACTTCAGCTGCGACGGCTCGTACAACCTGTCACTCCTGTGCGACAAGAACGTGGACAGGCTGATCACCGCCGCGCAGACCGAGTCCGACCCGGCCGAGCGGCAGAACGCGGCGATGAGGACGGAGGCCGCGATCCTCGGCACGGACGCGGTGATCCCGCTGGTGCACCTGAAGGTCGTCACGGGCGTCGGCACCTCCGTCAAGGGTGCCCTGCTCGACCCGTACGAACGTGATTTCGTCGGCACCGGGACCCGGCTCTGA